A genomic stretch from Elusimicrobiota bacterium includes:
- a CDS encoding BMC domain-containing protein, with amino-acid sequence MEALGMIETRGLVACVEAADAAVKAANVHIVGYEKVGTGLVTVLFRGEVAACRASCDAGGAAAQKVGELVAVHVIPQPHPDLEGKMPISLPETLARGRK; translated from the coding sequence ATGGAAGCTCTGGGAATGATCGAGACGCGCGGCCTGGTGGCCTGCGTCGAAGCGGCGGACGCGGCGGTGAAGGCCGCCAACGTGCACATCGTCGGCTACGAGAAGGTCGGCACCGGCCTCGTGACCGTCCTCTTCCGCGGCGAAGTCGCGGCGTGCCGCGCCAGCTGCGACGCCGGCGGCGCCGCCGCCCAGAAGGTCGGCGAGCTCGTCGCGGTGCACGTCATCCCGCAGCCGCACCCGGACCTCGAGGGGAAGATGCCCATCTCCCTGCCCGAGACGCTCGCCCGCGGACGCAAGTAA
- a CDS encoding aldehyde dehydrogenase family protein, which yields MNNDDITRIVAEVLRQVESAEGPLQLASGRRPAGSEGGFVFSSIDDAFRAAEGAQEEFQAMGLEARRKIIRAMRSAGVQNAEPLAKMAREETGMGRWPDKVQKNLVCSLKTPGVEDLRAQAYTGDKGLTLVEYAPFGVIAAITPSTNPCATVINNAISALAGGNAVIFSPHPASVKCSRETMRLLNDAIVSAGGPRNLLVTVDPPSQETTKALLTHPGPRVNLVTGGPAIVKVALTAGKVCKTIAAGPGNPPAIVDETALLPRAAEDIITGASFDNGVLCTAEKEVITTRAAHGRFLEAMRRDPRAFELSPSQIDAVTKLVIVEGGRGCKDPKLNRDFVGKDAAVIAKGAGISVPEGVRLLWADVPNDHPFVWTEQLMPVLPVTSAADIDAAIELGYHAEGYNRHTSSMHSMDVANLTKMGRRMACSIFVKNAPTFYGLGMGEGYATMSIGTPTGDGLTKATHFVRPLHCSLVGYFRIA from the coding sequence ATGAACAACGACGACATCACGCGCATCGTCGCGGAAGTGCTCCGCCAGGTCGAATCGGCCGAGGGTCCGCTCCAGCTCGCTTCCGGCCGCCGTCCGGCCGGAAGCGAGGGGGGCTTCGTCTTCTCTAGCATCGACGACGCCTTCCGCGCGGCGGAGGGCGCCCAGGAGGAGTTCCAGGCCATGGGCCTGGAGGCGCGGCGGAAGATCATCCGCGCGATGCGCTCGGCCGGGGTGCAGAACGCCGAGCCCCTCGCGAAGATGGCGCGCGAGGAGACGGGGATGGGGCGCTGGCCCGACAAGGTCCAGAAGAACCTCGTCTGCTCGCTCAAGACCCCCGGCGTCGAGGACCTGCGCGCGCAGGCCTACACCGGCGACAAGGGACTCACCTTGGTCGAGTACGCGCCCTTCGGCGTCATCGCCGCCATCACGCCCTCGACGAACCCCTGCGCCACGGTCATCAACAACGCCATCTCGGCGCTCGCCGGCGGCAACGCGGTCATCTTCTCTCCGCATCCGGCGTCGGTCAAGTGCAGCCGCGAGACGATGCGGCTTTTGAACGACGCCATCGTCTCGGCCGGCGGCCCGCGCAACCTCCTCGTCACCGTCGACCCGCCCTCGCAGGAGACGACGAAGGCCCTGCTCACCCACCCGGGCCCGCGCGTCAACCTCGTCACCGGCGGCCCCGCCATCGTGAAGGTGGCGCTCACCGCCGGGAAGGTCTGCAAGACCATCGCCGCCGGACCCGGCAACCCGCCGGCCATCGTGGACGAGACCGCGCTGCTGCCCCGGGCCGCCGAGGACATCATCACCGGCGCCTCCTTCGACAACGGCGTGCTCTGCACCGCCGAGAAGGAGGTCATCACGACCCGGGCCGCGCACGGGCGCTTCCTCGAGGCCATGCGCCGCGACCCGCGCGCCTTCGAGCTCTCGCCCTCGCAGATCGACGCGGTGACGAAGCTCGTCATCGTCGAGGGCGGCAGGGGCTGCAAGGACCCCAAGCTCAACCGCGACTTCGTCGGCAAGGACGCCGCCGTCATCGCGAAGGGCGCCGGCATCTCGGTGCCCGAGGGCGTGCGCCTGCTCTGGGCCGACGTCCCCAACGACCATCCTTTCGTGTGGACCGAGCAGCTCATGCCGGTGCTGCCGGTGACCTCGGCCGCGGACATCGACGCGGCCATCGAGCTCGGCTACCACGCCGAGGGCTACAACCGCCACACCTCGAGCATGCACTCGATGGACGTCGCGAACCTCACGAAGATGGGCCGGCGGATGGCCTGCTCCATCTTCGTCAAGAACGCCCCGACCTTCTACGGCCTGGGCATGGGCGAGGGCTACGCGACGATGTCCATCGGCACCCCGACGGGCGACGGCCTGACCAAGGCGACGCACTTCGTGCGCCCGCTGCACTGCAGCCTCGTGGGATACTTCAGAATCGCATGA
- a CDS encoding EutN/CcmL family microcompartment protein, whose product MLFARVVGTIVSTQKEEKLVGRKLLLVRSADPQGAVQGAPLVAVDAVGAGEGELVLIVQGSSARQTARTEGAPVDATIVAIVDTVELGGKRVFFKKDDAQG is encoded by the coding sequence ATGCTGTTCGCCCGCGTCGTCGGGACCATCGTCTCCACCCAGAAGGAGGAGAAGCTCGTCGGTCGGAAGCTGCTCCTCGTCCGATCGGCCGACCCGCAGGGCGCGGTCCAAGGCGCCCCGCTGGTCGCCGTGGACGCGGTCGGCGCCGGCGAAGGCGAGCTGGTGCTCATCGTCCAGGGCTCCTCGGCGCGGCAGACCGCCCGCACCGAGGGCGCGCCGGTGGACGCCACGATCGTCGCGATCGTGGACACCGTCGAGCTGGGCGGAAAGCGCGTGTTCTTCAAGAAGGACGACGCGCAAGGCTGA
- the pduL gene encoding phosphate propanoyltransferase — MHNSPVGALARDIAKDVLERIERSKTAVPVGISNKHVHLSAEHWDLLFGRDRKPTEMRRLRQPGYFACHETVDVEGPKGRLNGLRLIAPHRPKTQVELSRGDALALGLKPPVAGSGKLEGAAPVKVHGPKGSVEVQEGLIIPMRHLHLSPDEGRVLNLKTGDIVRMRAGIGGPRELVFEQVLVRVSPEFALELHVDSDEANAAWLKNGDFVHIT, encoded by the coding sequence ATGCATAATTCCCCGGTCGGAGCACTTGCCCGGGACATCGCGAAGGACGTCCTCGAGCGCATCGAGCGCTCGAAGACGGCCGTCCCGGTCGGGATCTCGAACAAGCACGTCCACCTCAGCGCCGAGCACTGGGACCTTCTCTTCGGCCGCGACAGGAAGCCGACGGAGATGCGGCGCCTGCGTCAGCCCGGCTACTTCGCCTGTCATGAGACCGTGGACGTCGAGGGGCCCAAAGGCCGCTTGAACGGCCTGCGCCTCATCGCCCCGCACCGCCCCAAGACCCAGGTCGAGCTCTCGCGCGGCGATGCGCTGGCCCTCGGCCTCAAGCCGCCGGTCGCCGGCTCGGGGAAGCTCGAGGGCGCGGCGCCCGTGAAGGTGCACGGGCCGAAGGGCTCGGTCGAGGTGCAGGAGGGGCTCATCATCCCGATGCGCCACCTCCACCTCAGTCCCGACGAAGGAAGAGTTTTGAACCTGAAGACCGGGGACATCGTGCGCATGCGCGCCGGCATCGGCGGGCCGCGCGAACTGGTCTTCGAGCAGGTGCTGGTCCGCGTCTCGCCGGAGTTCGCGCTCGAGCTCCACGTCGACAGCGACGAGGCGAACGCGGCGTGGCTCAAGAACGGGGACTTCGTCCACATCACATAA
- the tpiA gene encoding triose-phosphate isomerase has translation MNKNRRPLIAGNWKMNLDLKGSLALVQGLLSSLPKPYEGPEILVAPPFTALTSVGSALKGGPIALGGQNLHWEEKGAFTGEIAPNQLKDAGCTHVIIGHSERRQYFGETDETVNKRIRAALKAGLVPVFCIGETLAERESQKTYRVLETQLSGGLKGLAAVELAALVIAYEPVWAIGTGKTATPAQAQDAHLFIRKTVARLLGQGFADAVRVLYGGSVTAENVDALMSEPDLDGALVGGASLKVEAFSRIIKFQTPVGR, from the coding sequence ATGAATAAGAACCGCCGCCCGCTCATCGCCGGAAACTGGAAGATGAACCTCGACCTCAAGGGCTCGCTCGCCCTGGTCCAAGGCCTGCTCTCCTCGCTGCCCAAGCCCTATGAGGGCCCCGAGATCCTGGTCGCCCCGCCGTTCACCGCGCTGACCAGCGTCGGCTCCGCCCTGAAGGGCGGACCGATCGCGCTCGGCGGGCAGAACCTCCACTGGGAGGAGAAGGGCGCGTTCACCGGCGAGATCGCCCCGAACCAGCTCAAGGACGCGGGCTGCACGCACGTCATCATCGGTCACTCCGAGCGCCGCCAGTATTTCGGGGAGACCGACGAGACGGTCAACAAGCGCATCCGCGCGGCGCTGAAGGCGGGCCTCGTCCCGGTGTTCTGCATCGGCGAGACGCTCGCGGAGCGCGAATCGCAGAAGACCTACCGGGTGCTCGAGACCCAGCTGAGCGGCGGCCTCAAGGGCCTCGCCGCGGTCGAGCTCGCCGCGCTCGTCATCGCTTACGAGCCGGTCTGGGCCATCGGCACCGGCAAGACCGCCACGCCGGCCCAGGCCCAGGACGCCCACCTCTTCATCCGCAAGACCGTCGCCCGCCTGCTCGGGCAGGGCTTCGCGGACGCGGTCCGCGTCCTCTACGGCGGCTCGGTGACGGCCGAGAACGTGGACGCCCTCATGTCCGAGCCCGACCTCGACGGCGCGCTCGTCGGCGGTGCGAGCCTCAAGGTCGAGGCCTTCTCCCGCATCATCAAGTTCCAGACGCCGGTGGGACGCTAG
- a CDS encoding bifunctional UDP-sugar hydrolase/5'-nucleotidase, protein MNRRTTLLSLAAALLLALPIAGVCAGESLRIQVFHTNDIHGWIMARPATYNKEDPSRMVGGAAVASNAIKKLSEPGVPRLLLDVGDWFQGTPEGNFTQGRSLAEYFNLLGYDALTVGNHEYDYGEENLKSLIGSINAPVLGANVLTAATNERVPYLKPWIIKDVGGVKVGMFALITTGMSTLVFPKNFPGRAAGDEIEWARKTVSELKAAGAEVVILLSHVGYADLDKTQFKDDKAIATAVPGIDLIVGGHSHTLLKEPWREPKNGTLVVQTGSSLNRLGKVVLEIDPKTHKILRSEDKVYDLWVDQYGEDPAVLKLVEKYRKEVGSALDVVIGSSTVMLRRERYEESSLGDWMCDCTRKYTKTQIAFQNSGGIRADLTAGPVTMRTVFSIMPFDNTLVTLTMTGAQLREALEHSVDGDRGILQVAGLTMRYEAAAPRGKKLREVLVGGKPLQDAESYSVTAADFVVGGGDGYASFQRGADPAYTPVLVRDMLEWCVRNYSPLAMPTDGRIQKL, encoded by the coding sequence ATGAACCGAAGAACGACGCTCCTCTCCCTCGCCGCCGCCCTGCTGCTCGCGCTCCCGATCGCCGGCGTCTGCGCCGGGGAGTCCCTGCGCATCCAGGTCTTCCACACCAACGACATCCACGGCTGGATCATGGCCCGGCCGGCGACCTACAACAAGGAGGACCCCAGCCGCATGGTCGGCGGCGCGGCGGTCGCCTCCAACGCGATCAAGAAGCTCTCCGAGCCGGGCGTCCCCCGCCTCCTCCTCGACGTCGGCGACTGGTTCCAGGGCACGCCCGAGGGCAACTTCACGCAGGGGCGCTCGCTGGCGGAGTACTTCAACCTGCTCGGCTACGACGCGCTCACGGTCGGCAACCACGAGTACGACTACGGCGAGGAGAACCTCAAGAGCCTCATCGGCTCGATCAACGCCCCGGTCCTCGGCGCGAACGTCCTCACCGCCGCGACGAACGAACGGGTCCCCTACCTCAAGCCGTGGATCATCAAGGACGTGGGCGGCGTGAAGGTCGGCATGTTCGCGCTGATCACCACCGGCATGAGCACCCTGGTCTTCCCCAAGAACTTCCCCGGCCGCGCCGCCGGCGACGAGATCGAGTGGGCGCGCAAGACCGTCTCCGAGCTCAAGGCCGCGGGCGCCGAGGTCGTCATCCTCCTCTCCCACGTGGGCTACGCCGACCTCGACAAGACCCAGTTCAAGGACGACAAGGCCATCGCGACCGCGGTGCCCGGCATCGACCTCATCGTGGGCGGGCACTCGCACACCCTGCTCAAGGAGCCCTGGCGCGAGCCGAAGAACGGGACGCTCGTCGTTCAGACCGGCTCCAGCCTCAACCGCCTCGGCAAGGTCGTCCTGGAGATCGACCCCAAGACGCACAAGATCCTCCGCTCCGAGGACAAGGTCTACGACCTCTGGGTCGACCAGTACGGCGAGGACCCCGCGGTCCTCAAGCTCGTCGAGAAGTATCGCAAGGAGGTCGGCAGCGCCCTCGACGTCGTCATCGGGAGCTCGACGGTCATGCTGCGCCGCGAGCGCTACGAGGAATCCTCCCTCGGCGACTGGATGTGCGACTGCACCCGCAAGTACACGAAGACGCAGATCGCCTTCCAGAACTCGGGCGGCATCCGCGCCGACCTCACCGCCGGACCGGTGACGATGCGGACCGTGTTCTCCATCATGCCCTTCGACAACACGCTGGTGACCCTGACCATGACGGGGGCCCAGCTGCGCGAGGCGCTCGAGCATTCCGTCGACGGGGACCGCGGCATCCTGCAGGTCGCGGGCCTCACCATGCGCTACGAAGCGGCGGCGCCGAGGGGGAAGAAGCTGCGCGAGGTCCTCGTGGGCGGGAAGCCGCTCCAGGACGCCGAGAGCTACTCGGTGACGGCGGCGGACTTCGTCGTGGGCGGCGGCGACGGCTACGCGTCCTTCCAGAGGGGGGCCGACCCGGCCTACACGCCGGTGCTCGTGCGGGACATGCTGGAGTGGTGCGTGCGCAACTACTCCCCGCTGGCCATGCCGACCGACGGACGCATCCAGAAACTCTGA